Below is a genomic region from Triticum dicoccoides isolate Atlit2015 ecotype Zavitan chromosome 5A, WEW_v2.0, whole genome shotgun sequence.
CTAACAGTTATTGCAAAAGATAACTTTACATGACCATGATTCCATACCATTTTGCTAAACTAGTACCAAGTTCTGTTCAATTTTTGGTGTGCTTGCAAAAATCAGCATGCCAGACTCATCAAGTATAGTCTGAACTTCCTTGTCTTACACAATAGACCCTTTAGCTTAATTCGTTGCAGAAAGAAGAGTTATGAAACTAAGCAGTCAGGAGTCAAGACGAGAGTCAAATGGTCAACTTGCCAGATGATTCTTTCATTTCCTATCTCCTACATAGAACTATTCACATCATCCAAAAGGGTGGACAGTAAAAAGAAGGTAAAACGAACACTGAATCCTCAGAAGCCAGAAACAGCTACTTGCTGGCTAACTCCCATGGATGGCTCCAAACCATTTCCATAGTGGCAAGGTCTCACCACAGAGCTCAAGAAAGCTCTCTCTACCTCTTCTGATGCGTTCCTTCTGAGCAAGCACATGACATAGTCCATTAGAGCTGCATCACAAGGCAGGGTTATCCTTCCATCGCTTGTGAAGCCAAACTCATCCTGAGACATCCTCAGGAGCTCCCTGATGATCGTCGTGCTGAGGTACGCCAATGGCACCTCAAACCGCCTCCCGTCAGCAGTGTACATGGCGCAGTGGCCCTTCACTGCCACTGACGTGCAGCACTCATCGACTTCTTTTGCTGAAGTCCACATGAGCCTCTTCCTCCTGATGGCTGCCACTCTTTGCCACTTCCTTATCATCTGAGAAAGTCTCTTGGCACTGACCATGGTTGTATCACCTTCTTTCTTGGCAGAAAGCTCAGAGTTTTGTGTCGAGTGCTAAGCTAGTGGTAGTGCTTTGCTTGTGGATGGAACCAGTGGTTCAGAGCTGATGTATTTATAGGTGGGGGAAGATATGCATGCAGCTTAAGTGCAGCTATCAAAGCAAGCTGGCAAGGGACAAGGCCATGAGCTTCGAACATGCAATGTTTAGAGGCTACCCCTTTGCTCTTTGGCACCTGTTGGAGCCAATAGTGGTAGTGTTTGGGTGATTGGATATCACAACGTGTCGCCATACCGGCCTGCTTAATGGGTCAGGGGCATGCTTCATGAGGACTACATGTAAAAGTTGGGTCCAACATGTGAACAGTGAGAGACAGTTCTGTGGGAGGATATCTTGATATTATTGGAAGATCTAGATATCCTCTGAGATTGAGATACATAGTCCGACGGTTTTGCACGCCCATTGTTTCTGAACAACCAGTTTTAATGTGTTCAGTGGTCCAAACAAGTGAACAACTTGCCTGGCAATTTCATAAAACCTTTTGCTGGTTGTCTGTTTGATTAGTAGCATCTCATGTGAACTCCCATTTCATGATGTTGAAATTTTGTCCCATTGTGCATATATATTTCAGCTTAGGTTGCAGGACCAGACCTTCTAAAGCAGTGCTCGAGAAAACATCCCTTAACTAAAATAAAATCGCAAGTACGTTCTTCTTTGGGACATACTGGGTCAGATTATCATTCTAATGAAGAGGCACATTCAGAAATTAATGAATAAGCGCGTAAACATGAAAGCATTCTGAGGTAATGGGAACTTACAAGTATTACAGAAATGACTTCCAGCCCTCGGCAGATCTCTCAAATGCTGTCCTCGTGCCAAATAATCTGCAGCCAATAGTTATACCAGGTTTAGTCATTTGAGTGAATTTACAAAACTGCCAAGCAATAATATCCCCCAATCTGATAAATCCGTCCAAATGGGATTACTAATATAATGCCCCGATCCAGCACAAAATTGTGCTTTTCATTAGGATCCTATAAGGAAGTAGCAGGGACTAAGAACTCATGCAGACCGTATGAACTGTCCAGCAAGTTGCTAGTCTCGCAACAACCAAAGCGCTGCTTAACAAAACAACACCTAGCTAGCATTGCAGATGTAGACCACATTTCTAGGTTGAGACTCAAGGCAATCGTATCTCTTTTTCCAATATAGCAGGAGAGCTGCCAAGTTCATTACTCAGATCAGGAATTTACAACACGATCAGATGAGAAACAAGCAAATGGAACAAAAGAAAGGAGGTTCATGTCGTGGTTGGTTCCAGTTCAAGTTCATCTTTTTGACACTTATGTAATCAAGGTTTAAGCCCTTAGTTTTTTCTTCTTTCATCATCGCTTGACAATTTGGCAAACGTAAGTGCAGCTTCAAATTCTTCGTTGACTATTTTTTCAAGTTATTCAAACGTCTTACAAAATTCATCAACGAAACTAATTGACTGACTAGCAGGCTGACTTCTTTTTCACAAGAAAGCTTGCTGAATCTTATCAAGAGCGAGTAGTAACACAAAAGATGCTGATGGAATAATCACAGGAAACTGACATTTCCAGAAAATTCACAGCAGTCTGCTAAGATGAGAAAATAGGTATCTTTGTTGTATTTCCTATTGTCCTGACAATTGACATCTAATTGAACAAAAACATATACTACTAGCTACAAACAGAAAGTTGCTGATAAAATCCAGCTGATGGCGCCAAACAACTCGCACTGTATACCATCATAGAGGCATCACAGGGCAATGTGATCTTGCCATTGCAGGTGAAGCCAAACTCCTCCCGAGATATCCGTAGGAGCTCTCTGAAGACAATTGTGCTAACGTAAGCCAATGGGACCTCAAACCGCGATCCATCGGCGGTGTACACAACACAATGGCCCCTGTCTGCAACGGAACCGGTGCTGCAGCATCCGTCAGTGTCTGCAGTCTCCTGGCCACCAACTGCCACCAGCCTCTGCAACTTCTTAGCCAGTTGAGCCAGCTTCTTTGGAAATCATGGTTCTGTGGTGTTCTTCCTAAAATGCTCTTTTTCTTAGGAAGGTGTGACGCTTAGATTGCTATCTTGTTCGTGGATGAAGTGGTTGTGTGAGCAAACTGTGAATTTATATTTGAAGGAAGAGAGCAGTAGAAGGGTTAGGTGTAGCTATGAGCACAAGTGTGGACAGGACCACAGGAGACAAGGCTATAAACATGGCATGTGCAATGCTGAAGAGACAGTCTGATTTGATAAGATTTTGATGAGGCCAGTTGTATGGCATGTGATGCAGCAACCAATACTGGTTAAATGAAAGTGTACTGTAGTACTGGCGCGCGCAATGGTTAAAAAAGCTAAGATATTTTTCATGGATCAGCCCTCCATATCACCATGTCTCGAATGTGTTGCAGCGTGAGAAGACTGGTAGAACTCATGGTTCATGTGTACCACCACCTATGCTTCTGGCCCTGAACATGTCAGCATTCAATATATAATTTGCATTCGCAGTGGGGTCACGCGATTGCTTCGTTCAAGCCATGTTTCCTGGTTTTCATTTTCCTCTGGATATTGTGTATTGTTTCAACTTTAAAACAAGACTGCTGGATCTATAGGGGCACCTAAATAGACCAAAATTCTAGTGCATCTATTTGATATTCTTCGAACAAACCCCTCCGAtatagaaaataaaagaaataacatATAATTTTTCTACGGCACCTTAGAGTTTTTGTATTATATTATCTTTGCATATACACAGAATATATTAGTAGACTGAAATAGTAAGTAGTCTAATTTAACTTATTTTTTTATTGTATCCACTTAATTTCAATCAAGTCATAACCTGGGTGCCATCATGATGTATCATGTTAAAATGTTGGATATCATTCAGCTGTGTATGCAGGATTGGATCCTCTGAAACAGTACACAAGCAGGACAATCCATAAAACGCAATCACAACTACATCCTACTTTGAGACCTTGTTTTCAGAATAGTCTATAGAAAAAGCAGAGTCTGAAATCAACTTATGCATGTGAAAAAATGAAAACATTCAGAGGTAATGGGAGCTTACAAGCATTGTGAGAGTAACTTCTGGCCCTTGGCGGATCTTGGAAATACTGCATCCCATGTCAAATAACCTGCAGGCAATAGTTATACAAGATTTAGCCATATCTATTCAGAATTTCTTAGTTTGCATTCAGTTTGTGCAAGGATCTGTCACATGATCACTGACAATGTATACTCTCTTGTGATTGTGCATCATGATACAAATTATTTGACTGCTTGCTTATATCCTGGTTACATATATAGGGTGGCCCCTGAGGTGGGAGATATAGTCTCAAAGTTGGCTATGACCATAAAGAGTTGTTGCTGAACCACCAGATTCAAGGTCTTCAGTGGTCCAAATAGCTTGCTCAATAATCTCACATCACTTCTTTAATTAGTTGATGGTCTGTTTGATTAGCAGCATCTCATATGTGAACTCCACTTCACATTTTGTTCTTACAGTTTCCTATGAACAGGATTTTCTTGCCTTCTTTTTTAGTTTTGACCGCCTAGAATAAAATTGGTGATTAAGAGGTTGTAACTTGTAACAGTTATTGCAAAAGATAACTTTACATGGCCATGATTGCATACCATTTTGCTAAACTAGTACCAACCTCTGTTCAAAGTTTGGTGTGCTTGCATCAACTTTAGTCTGAAGTTTGCTGCCTTACGCAATAGAGCCTTATCTTAATTCGCCAGACAAACAGAGTTGAGGAACTAAGCAGACAGAAGTCAAGACAAGAGTCAAATGGTCAACTTGCCATATGATTCTTTCATTTCCTATCTCCTACATAGAACTATTTACATCATCCAAAAGGATGGACAGACAAAAGAAGGTAAAACGAACACTGAATCCTCAGAAGCCAGAAACAGCTACTTGCTGGCTAACTCCAATAGATGGCTCCAAACCATTTCCATAGTGGCAAGGTCTCACCACAGAGCTCAAGAAAGCTCTCTCTACCTCTTCTGATGCGTTCCTTCTGAGCAAGCACATGACATAGTCCATCACAGCTGCATCACAAGGCAGGGTTATCCTTCCATCGCTTGTGAAGCCAAACTCCTCCTGAGACATCCTCAGGAGCTCCCCGATGATCGTCGTGCTGAGGTACGCCAATGGCACCTCAAACCGCCTCCCATCAGCAGTGTACATGGCGCAGTGGCCCTTCACTGCCACAGACGTGCAGCACTCATCGACTTCTTTTGCTGAAGTCCACATGAGCCTCTTCCTCCCGATGGCTGCCACTCTTTGCCACTTCCTTGCCATTTGAGAAAGTCTCTTGGCACTGACCATGGTTGTATCACCTTCTTTCTTGGCAGAAAGCTCAGAGTTTTGTGTCGAGTGCTAAGCTAGTGGTAGTGCTTTGCTTGTGGATGGAACCTGTGGTTCAGAGCTGAATATTTATAGGTGGGCGGAAGATAGGCATGCAGCTTAAGTGGAGCTATCAAAGCAAGCTGGCAAGGGACAAGGCCATGAGCTTCAAACATGCAATGTTTAGAGGCCCCTTTGGCACTTGTTACAGACAGCAGTGGTAGTGTTTGGGCAATTGGATATCACAATGTGCCGCCATACTGACCTGCTTAATGGATCAGGGGCATGCTTCATGAGGACTACATGTAAGTTGGGTCCAACATGTGAACAGTGAGGAACAGTTCTGCGGGAGATgagatataaattatttaaatattTGGGTATCCCCTCAGAGTGAGATACATAGTCTGACGGTTTTCCATGCCCATTGTTTCTGAACAGCCAGTTTTAATGCGTTTAGTGGTTCAAATAAGTGAACAGCTTGCCCGGCAATTTCATAAAATATTTTGCTGGTTGTCTGTTTGATTAGTAGCATCTCATGTGAGCTCCATTTCGTCGCTGCTTCTTACACTCTCCTATACGGTCCTACAGGACTACAACTAGCTTATTATCATTGGTGAGCGGTAATCAGTTCTACTGGACCATATATCTCAGTTAAAACCTGAAGCAATCATATCTCTTTGATGGAAAATAGCAGGAAAGCTGCTAAATTCATTGATCAAAACAGGAACTTACACAACAAAAGAAATACAAACAAACAAAACAGAAAGCGAGAGGTTCATATTTCTTTCTGAACAACTCTTGCTTAACAATGTCTAACCATCTAATTTTCAACTCATGCAAACGTCTTACAAAGTTCAGCAATGAAGTCGGTCAGTCTACTAGCTGACTGAGTCCTATCTAGAACATTTAGCGAGTACCAACACCAAAGATGTGGGTATAAATAATAATGAGGATGTCAAAATTTTCAGTGAAATTATCAACTGGTCTGCTAAGACAAGAGAAAATCAGTATATTCCTTTCATTCCCTACAATTCTTCAATTTACATTCAACTGAACAAAAACATTTATCACTAGCTACAAACAGCAAATTGCTGATTAAGTCTCACTGAAGCTACACAACTCGCACTGTGGCAAGGCCTTGCTATGGAGCTCAGGAACGCCTTTTCAACCTCTTCAGAGGCATCTCTCCTAATCAAACACATCACATACTCCATCACAGAAGCATCAAAAGGTACTGTGATCTTGCCATCGCTGGAGAAGCCAAATTCCTCTTGAGACATCCTCAGGAGCTCACTGAAGACCATTGTGCCAAGGTACACCAACGGAACCTCGAACCGAGACCCATCAGCAGTGTACATGACACAATGGCCCCTGTCTGCGACAGAGGTGGTGCTGCAGCATCCGTCGGTGCCTGCAGTCTGCTGGCCACCGATTGCCACCAtcctctgccacttcttggcaagtTGAGCAAGCTTCTTTGAATAGATCATGGCTGTTATGTGTTCTTGGCTAAATTGCACTTCTGCTCTGATGGTGTGATGGAGCTTTTCACAGATTGCGGTGTTGTTTGCAGATGAAGAAGTTGTGTTGAGCAGATCATGGATTTATAGTTCAAGGGATGGGTTATGTGTAGCTACCAGAAAAGGTGGTGGGCAGGACTACAGGAGACAAGGCCATGAGTGCTCTGCATGCAATATTGCAGACGCAGACAACGTGACAAATCATTTGATCAGATTTTTTTGGGACCAGATTTTTGATTATCAGTAAGGGGTGCGGTGGAGCCAATGCTTCCAGCTCCATGATTGTTGATGTACTGTAGACTTATTACTTCACCTGTTAGAGGCATTAAGCTAAAAAATTATATGACCAGCCATCCATACCAGCATGTCTCAAATGTGTTTTGGCATGAAAGGGCTGATGGCTGACAGAACCCATGGTTTCTGGGCATGCCTTATCCTTGGGGCCCTGATCAAGTTGGAATTCTAGTTTGCATTTGCAGCACACCATGTGATCACTTAATTCAACCCACGTTTCCTGGTCTGCATTTTGCTGTGGGCAATACCTGGTTCAACTTTCAACTGAGGCAGCTGATTACACCCCATCTGATTTGACCCGTAAATGGACTAAAATTGTAGGGGCGGCTATATGATTGGAATTTAACCAGAAATCATCATGATGTATGATGCTGAAATTTTGTCCTGTTGTGTGTATATAATTCAGCTTACTTTGCAGGACCAGACCTTCTAAAGCAGTATATTAGATAAAAACATTCCCTATTAAAATGCAatcacaagtactccctccgttccaaattacttgtcgcaggtatgtatctagatgtattttagttctagatacatccatttctgcgacgagtaatttggaacggagggagtagtacattcttCTTTGGGGCATACTGGGTAAGATCATTCTAATGAAGAGGCACATTCAGAAATCAATGGAAAGGTGCATCAACATGAAAGCATTCTGAGGTAATGGCAACTTACAAGTATTTCAGAAATGACTTCCAGCTCCCAGCAGATCTCCGAAATGTTTTTTCTTTGTGCCAAATAATCTGCAGCCAATAGTTATACCAGGTTTAGAAATTTGAGCAAAGCTCTGTACCAAGATCTGTCGACTGATGGCTTACTAAGCATTCTGCTTTGCTACCAGTGTATCATTATATGACTGTAAATCTTAATTTCTAGCGAGCGGAAGAGCAAAGGCAGAGGTCAGAACCAATCCTCCACATTGATTTGAGAAACTGGGCAGTGTATTCCCAAGTAAACATCAAATAGCTGTATGTTGTACTCCTTCTCATAAGCGagtaaatgaaaaaaaaatgtttgCATTGCTATCTACTGCTAATGAGAGGGCCTGGCAGATTTGAAACCCTCACCAGTGTGCAGTGGAGAAGGTGGCCGAGCCACCGTGCGGTGCATGTACGACGCATAGACCAGAAATGCGCCCAACGCCACTGCCAATCGCCCAGCGGTGGGCCCATTGACATGTGCAGCGGAATAGGTAGCTCAgacgcagcggcagcggcggcgccagTCTTCCAGGCAGAGACGAGAGATCCAATATGGATGCATATTCTACTGCACATGAGAAATACAAACCAGTTTCGCACCCATTCCCTATAACACCCATGGCCATTCCCAATACTTAATCTTGTTATATGTCCATTACTAATTAAGATTGCATTAGACACCCCGATGATACCTTCTTTTTACCCAAATTGATCAATCTAACCATGTTTCTCTTGTGACCAGAAGTCAGGCTTTGGAATCTGGATTCTTTTTCCTTTCAGTAGCAATCTGGATGTTATGGTAAAGGAAAGTGAGGAGTCGAGAAACCCAGTCTACTGAGTATTTTCCTCTAATAGTGGATAGAGGACACATATGACTTCAGTCGCATGGCTCGAAAAGGAACATCACTACCTAATGATCAAAGGTCAACTGCCGAGAGACAGCTATAATAGACCAAATGTCCATATCAATGATAACATCATCCAGTTGAACTGATTCAAGAGGACATATGCAATTATCTATTTTCCCAACTTATAAATGACACATTACATTCAACAACTGAACTAGAATAAAAACACTACTAAGAAGAGAAGTCAGAACGCAAAATATCCAGGCACAAATCTCTGATCAATTCATATTTGCTTTTCCCCAAATCAAGGCAAAAAGAGAATGAAAAACATAAGTGGACAAGTTTCATGCTATTGTTGCCCAAAATAGCTTATCCACACACAGAGTGCTGAAGAACATCACTAGTCAGCATCAATAAGATACTGACACCTACTTCCTTCAGAAAAGATGGCAAAGACACTAGGATACAACACCATAATAATATGAAACCTTACACTAAAGTTGCAAAATTATCCATTCGTGGCCTATATACTCCCTATCAGACTATCACAAACAACAAACCAACAACTACAATTCCAACAGATTTCTGCTTCCAAATGCTAGTCAACAGCACAGAAAAAAGGCTAGCAGTAGCAAACGATCAATTTGCAATCTACATACTTTACTTTCCAACTACAATCAGGATAACTGGAACAATGTCACCTTGAAGTCCACACCAGGCTATGCCTAGGCCGGCAACGGGAACCTCATTCCAACCGAAATGTGCACGCACATTGTGAGGCATAAGGTGAAGATGGCCATGGACTTGGCGCTCAGGTACTTGACCGCGACAAGACCCCTTTCGGTGATTTCATCCCGGGCAATGACAATGCTCTTTCGTGCACCAGCGGACACGCGCTGAGTCGAGAACTCGAGGAATGACCGGACCATCTCGGCGGTGACCCTGCCAGTAACATCCAGCACAAACCTCCGGTTGCTTGGCATGGCCAACGTGGTCGATACTCTCTCCATTACACAGCTAGGACCTGAATTGCAGACCTCTTGCGCCGCCACTGCTGCTTCAGCTCGAGAAATGGAGGCCTCCTTTGTGACCTGCCGCGAGGTCCTGACGAACGTCTCGACGGCGCCGTTGCAGACGGACACGAGCAGGTCCTTGAGCTTGGCGTCGTGCTTGGGGTTAGAGACGCCGGCGAGCACCTGGTCGGAGGTGCGCACGGCGGCGGTCCTGTCGAGGTAGGCGGCGACGGCGGTGCTGACGAACACccggacgagctccgcggcggcctccttgcccCTGTCGCTGCACAGCGCGGCGAGCCAGTCCGGCTGGCCGGGggcgcggggcggggcctcgggatCACGGCAGGAGAGCACGAGGTTCCTGGCGAAGCTCCCGAGGACGGCGGAGGCGAACCCGGCGCCGGCGGGGGAAAGGAGGCGGTCCAAGATCCGGTCGTGCAGCGGCGGGAAGGAAGGATCCGGGGCCCGGTGGGAGGAGAAGGCGCGGAGGGCCCCCGAGGCGAGCGACTCGGagagggcggaggcggcggaggagacGTGGTCGGAGGCGGCGAGCTTGGAGAGCTGGCGCAGGCTGCGGGGCACCTGGTCGGAGTCGGAGCGGAGGAAGTCGGCCAGGTCGGAGCCGGCCTGCGAgagcgcgttggcgagggagagcgccgcggcgatgcggcggcggtggtggaggtaGAGGCGGTAGATGCCgtagccggcggtggcggcggccgcgccggcgaggaggcggcggcgggtgggGGCGGGCGCGAGAGCGTCCATGGGCCGCGGCGAGGGGAGGGGAGAGTGCGGAGGCGTGCGCTATCTCGCCGG
It encodes:
- the LOC119302776 gene encoding auxin-responsive protein SAUR36-like; amino-acid sequence: MVSAKRLSQMIRKWQRVAAIRRKRLMWTSAKEVDECCTSVAVKGHCAMYTADGRRFEVPLAYLSTTIIRELLRMSQDEFGFTSDGRITLPCDAALMDYVMCLLRRNASEEVERAFLSSVVRPCHYGNGLEPSMGVSQQVAVSGF
- the LOC119302778 gene encoding auxin-responsive protein SAUR36-like, with protein sequence MVSAKRLSQMARKWQRVAAIGRKRLMWTSAKEVDECCTSVAVKGHCAMYTADGRRFEVPLAYLSTTIIGELLRMSQEEFGFTSDGRITLPCDAAVMDYVMCLLRRNASEEVERAFLSSVVRPCHYGNGLEPSIGVSQQVAVSGF
- the LOC119302782 gene encoding auxin-responsive protein SAUR36-like — encoded protein: MIYSKKLAQLAKKWQRMVAIGGQQTAGTDGCCSTTSVADRGHCVMYTADGSRFEVPLVYLGTMVFSELLRMSQEEFGFSSDGKITVPFDASVMEYVMCLIRRDASEEVEKAFLSSIARPCHSASCVASVRLNQQFAVCS
- the LOC119302775 gene encoding protein PHLOEM PROTEIN 2-LIKE A10-like codes for the protein MDALAPAPTRRRLLAGAAAATAGYGIYRLYLHHRRRIAAALSLANALSQAGSDLADFLRSDSDQVPRSLRQLSKLAASDHVSSAASALSESLASGALRAFSSHRAPDPSFPPLHDRILDRLLSPAGAGFASAVLGSFARNLVLSCRDPEAPPRAPGQPDWLAALCSDRGKEAAAELVRVFVSTAVAAYLDRTAAVRTSDQVLAGVSNPKHDAKLKDLLVSVCNGAVETFVRTSRQVTKEASISRAEAAVAAQEVCNSGPSCVMERVSTTLAMPSNRRFVLDVTGRVTAEMVRSFLEFSTQRVSAGARKSIVIARDEITERGLVAVKYLSAKSMAIFTLCLTMCVHISVGMRFPLPA